In a genomic window of Fimbriiglobus ruber:
- a CDS encoding transposase, whose translation MTSSQIAPPTVHWFSRVGTALDRRPGARRARLLVGAVLARSRRTVTGGIRAAGLGDQFRSCDTTVAAVGRRPDACATRLVSAVVQPLVAADEHRTLARDDTPTARYGPHVQGAGGHHNPTPGPAGSAYVYGHVWVALGLLVTHPTWGTTALPVLARLHVRAKNVAGLPAADRPAFRTTHARAVELVRWAVSCLASWGKALWVVADGAYATAPFLTPVNALGVRVVSRLRKDAALWTEPGPRRPGPRGRRRISGDRRMSLAERAGQKGGWSTGTFDLYGKATVKRYKTFVATWRPAGGAIRVVRVDEPTGWRAYFCTDPAATVADILTRVAGRFTLEATFRDLKHVVGAGQQQVRRLPANVGAFHVCLWTFVMTEAWAWNATPDALVGHRATAPWDDAARRPSHADKRRGWRRELQGKEIRAALRPGMTEAEIQAAAEPLLDLAA comes from the coding sequence ATGACATCGTCGCAGATCGCCCCTCCCACCGTCCACTGGTTTTCCCGCGTGGGAACCGCTCTCGACCGCCGTCCCGGCGCCCGACGGGCCCGGTTGCTCGTCGGGGCGGTTCTGGCTCGGAGTCGGCGGACGGTCACCGGGGGGATTCGGGCGGCCGGGTTGGGTGACCAGTTCCGGTCGTGTGACACGACCGTGGCGGCCGTCGGCCGGCGGCCGGACGCGTGCGCGACCCGGTTGGTGAGCGCGGTCGTCCAGCCCCTGGTGGCCGCCGACGAGCACCGGACGCTGGCTCGCGATGACACCCCGACCGCGCGGTACGGGCCGCACGTCCAGGGCGCGGGGGGGCATCACAACCCGACCCCCGGACCGGCCGGGTCGGCGTACGTGTACGGGCACGTGTGGGTCGCCCTCGGGTTGCTCGTGACGCACCCGACGTGGGGGACCACGGCCCTCCCGGTCCTCGCCCGGTTGCACGTCCGGGCGAAGAACGTGGCGGGCCTTCCGGCGGCCGACCGGCCGGCCTTCCGGACCACGCACGCGAGGGCCGTCGAACTCGTCCGGTGGGCGGTGTCGTGCCTCGCGTCGTGGGGCAAAGCCCTGTGGGTGGTGGCCGACGGGGCGTACGCCACGGCCCCGTTCCTGACGCCGGTCAACGCCCTCGGGGTGCGGGTCGTCAGCCGCCTGCGGAAGGACGCGGCCCTGTGGACGGAACCCGGTCCGCGGCGGCCGGGCCCGCGGGGGCGGCGACGGATCTCCGGCGACCGGCGGATGTCCCTGGCCGAGCGGGCCGGTCAGAAGGGCGGGTGGTCGACCGGGACGTTCGACCTGTACGGGAAGGCCACGGTCAAGCGGTACAAGACGTTCGTCGCCACGTGGCGGCCGGCCGGCGGGGCCATCCGGGTCGTCCGGGTCGACGAGCCGACCGGGTGGCGGGCGTACTTCTGCACCGACCCGGCGGCCACCGTGGCCGACATCCTGACGCGGGTAGCTGGCCGGTTCACCCTGGAGGCCACGTTCCGCGACCTCAAGCACGTGGTCGGAGCGGGCCAGCAACAAGTCCGGCGATTGCCCGCCAACGTCGGAGCGTTCCATGTCTGCCTGTGGACGTTCGTGATGACCGAAGCATGGGCGTGGAACGCGACCCCGGACGCACTCGTCGGGCACCGGGCGACGGCCCCGTGGGACGACGCCGCCCGGCGACCGAGCCACGCCGACAAGCGGCGGGGATGGCGGCGGGAATTACAGGGGAAAGAGATTCGAGCGGCTCTGCGGCCGGGCATGACCGAGGCGGAAATCCAGGCCGCCGCCGAGCCGCTATTGGACCTGGCGGCTTGA
- a CDS encoding IS701 family transposase: MTEQEIVGVGPAFARYLGRYRDVFRQDRTAAHFDTYCRGLLSDLPRKSIEPIALASGTTVRTLQLFVTTSVWSYDEARTRLHRFVADTLADLPTDPVGTVGVIDETSSRKWGDHTPGVQRQYLGCVGKVDNGIVTVHVGVTKGTFRTLLDADLFLPESWDVDRARCQAAGIPDTVRHHPKWRLALDQLLRANTNGITFDGPTFDEGYGAAVPLLTVLGVMGQRFVGEIPTNFAVRDAAGGPSRRADERLTGGHAERGRVYRLTRQTTRPSVWRVATAIVWVADRKHTLMVARNDATGEIKYFLTNATAEPVARILAVAFRRWTVEHLFRVAKQEVGLMHYEGRDYTGLMRHRTLAVVVLGFVAAHTERLRGEKPRRDDGAGVPGAQRPVRDPVPAATGNRGHPTYQRRNSIPPAAKQASHPIS; this comes from the coding sequence ATGACCGAGCAGGAAATCGTGGGCGTCGGCCCGGCGTTCGCCCGGTATCTGGGCCGGTATCGGGACGTGTTCCGGCAGGACCGCACGGCCGCCCACTTCGACACGTATTGTCGGGGCCTGTTATCCGACCTGCCGCGGAAATCGATCGAACCGATCGCGTTGGCGAGCGGGACGACGGTCCGTACCCTCCAGTTGTTCGTGACGACCTCGGTGTGGTCGTACGACGAGGCCCGGACGCGGTTGCACCGATTCGTGGCCGATACGCTGGCCGATCTCCCGACCGATCCCGTCGGAACGGTCGGGGTGATCGACGAGACGAGCAGCCGGAAGTGGGGGGATCACACTCCGGGCGTCCAACGGCAGTACCTGGGGTGTGTGGGCAAGGTCGACAATGGGATCGTGACCGTCCACGTGGGGGTCACCAAGGGCACCTTTCGTACCCTGTTGGACGCCGACCTGTTCCTACCCGAGTCGTGGGACGTGGACCGCGCGCGGTGTCAGGCGGCCGGCATCCCGGACACCGTCCGGCACCACCCGAAGTGGCGGCTGGCCCTCGACCAACTCCTCCGGGCGAACACGAACGGGATCACGTTCGACGGGCCGACGTTCGACGAAGGGTACGGGGCAGCCGTCCCGCTCCTGACCGTGTTGGGCGTGATGGGACAGCGGTTCGTGGGTGAAATCCCGACGAATTTCGCCGTCCGGGACGCGGCCGGGGGCCCCTCCCGGCGGGCCGACGAGCGGTTGACCGGGGGTCACGCCGAGCGGGGGCGAGTGTACCGGTTGACCCGCCAGACGACCCGCCCGTCGGTCTGGCGGGTGGCCACCGCCATCGTCTGGGTGGCCGACCGCAAGCACACCCTGATGGTCGCCCGCAACGACGCGACCGGGGAGATCAAGTACTTCCTGACGAACGCCACGGCCGAGCCGGTGGCTCGGATTCTCGCCGTCGCCTTCCGCCGGTGGACGGTCGAGCATCTATTCCGGGTCGCCAAACAGGAAGTCGGACTGATGCACTACGAGGGGCGGGATTACACGGGGCTGATGCGGCACCGGACCCTGGCCGTGGTCGTCCTCGGATTCGTCGCCGCCCACACGGAGCGGCTCCGGGGGGAAAAACCCAGACGTGACGATGGAGCAGGTGTGCCGGGCGCTCAACGTCCGGTGCGCGATCCTGTTCCGGCGGCGACGGGGAACCGGGGCCACCCAACATACCAGCGACGTAATTCAATACCACCAGCGGCGAAACAAGCAAGCCACCCGATCTCATAA
- a CDS encoding IS66 family transposase — protein sequence MGVSIWVHLLPDKYVFQRPTYRLLDAFRLHGLDLSLGTLTDGLKQLEPLFTPLYDALVGHSQEQTFWHADETRWQVFVTVEGNAGHRWYLWVFPAADVVVFVLSPTRGRETPDAHFGDDAEGTRVVDRYSAYQAMAAVQSGTLVLAFCWAHVRRDFLRVRKGRPEHTAWADGWVARIGRLYHRSDERRNATPSRRPFRGPGRRPTSGCATTSRPCGPNATTS from the coding sequence ATCGGCGTCTCGATTTGGGTCCATCTGCTCCCCGACAAGTACGTGTTCCAGCGGCCGACGTACCGCTTGCTGGACGCCTTCCGGTTGCACGGCCTCGACCTGTCGCTCGGAACCCTGACCGACGGGTTGAAGCAATTGGAACCCCTGTTCACGCCCTTGTACGACGCCCTGGTCGGGCACTCACAGGAGCAGACGTTCTGGCACGCCGACGAGACGCGGTGGCAGGTGTTCGTCACGGTCGAGGGGAACGCCGGTCACCGCTGGTATCTGTGGGTGTTTCCTGCGGCCGACGTGGTCGTGTTCGTACTCTCACCGACGCGGGGCCGCGAGACCCCGGACGCGCACTTCGGGGACGACGCCGAGGGCACCCGGGTCGTCGATCGGTACTCGGCTTACCAGGCGATGGCGGCCGTCCAGAGCGGGACCCTCGTCCTGGCGTTCTGTTGGGCCCACGTCCGTCGAGATTTCCTCCGCGTCCGGAAGGGACGCCCGGAACACACCGCGTGGGCCGACGGCTGGGTCGCCCGCATCGGTCGCCTGTATCACCGGAGCGACGAGCGACGGAACGCGACCCCCTCCCGGCGGCCGTTCCGCGGCCCCGGACGGAGGCCGACCAGCGGGTGCGCGACCACGTCGAGGCCATGCGGACCCAACGCGACGACGAGTTAG
- a CDS encoding helix-turn-helix domain-containing protein: protein MPRRHKSPLRPLTTDERTELTTLSRTQSAPAIEVTRAILLLLVSHGHSYQCAAREAGRKSGDAVTHLVARFNTDGLAAVTPRHGGGRASIDDTDARTRILREANRTPTPQHDGTAMWSLTLLRKALRAAPDGLPRVSTYTIWRVRQDARFTDQRTRTGCPTGQAIRKRKAGVVKVTDPETESKKN from the coding sequence ATGCCGCGCCGCCACAAGAGCCCACTTCGCCCGCTGACTACCGACGAACGGACGGAACTCACGACCCTGAGCCGTACCCAATCGGCCCCAGCGATCGAAGTGACCCGTGCGATTCTCCTTCTGCTCGTGAGTCATGGGCACTCGTACCAGTGTGCGGCCCGCGAGGCCGGCCGCAAGAGCGGGGATGCGGTGACCCATCTGGTGGCCCGGTTCAACACGGACGGCCTGGCGGCCGTCACGCCCCGACACGGCGGCGGGCGGGCATCGATCGACGACACGGACGCCCGCACGCGCATCCTGCGGGAAGCCAACCGGACGCCGACCCCTCAGCACGACGGCACCGCGATGTGGTCGTTGACCCTGTTGCGCAAGGCACTACGAGCCGCCCCCGATGGGCTCCCGCGGGTGTCGACGTACACGATCTGGCGGGTTCGGCAGGACGCACGGTTTACCGACCAGCGAACCCGCACCGGGTGTCCAACGGGGCAGGCCATCCGCAAGCGCAAAGCGGGGGTGGTGAAGGTCACCGACCCGGAAACCGAGTCGAAAAAAAATTGA
- a CDS encoding MBG domain-containing protein yields MKWPPHDRRPTRTGRPELVLLEDRATPSAGVATPFVLEASPFGSSSPQGLAPDQIRDAYGIDAIPAFGGTVTADGTGQTIAIIDAYNDPTITTDLAAFDSFYGTAANEINSRTVSSFFRVVNQSGGSSFPQTPPSSQREWVGEIALDVEWAHAVAPMADVILVEANSSSDPNLYAGVAWAASQPGVSVVSTSWGGAEYASETGDDSTWTAPASHAGVTFVASAGDTGTVEYPAASPNVVGVGGTNLSLNSDNSWAAETGWSYVAASKSGGGGGLSTEESIPAFQAGVASVVGDARGTPDVAYDGGPSGAVSIYDSTTNGTSTPWAAEYGTSAGAPQWAGLIALADQGRALAGLGSLDGPSQTLPDLYALPAADFHDITTGQNAAGNEAGPGYDLLTGLGSPKANLIVPALVDAAPLVLGSSTTVTYAPNDPTVFGSVTLTATVKGATLTPTGSVDFKFGATDLGTVLLVNGVATLTTTSLPVGSDTVVANYLGDVVDAASSGSVTVPVQVVASATTLTAGQPTLVYGGSETLTATVTGYTPTGSVDFKFGATDLGTVTLNGGVATLTTTSLPAGTDTVTASYSGDANNGTSNGGASVVVQKAAVAVAAVNQFKNYGESVPSLALSATGFVNGDTATSALTGALATAATSASPAGTYPITQGTLAAANYTITFTPAVLTVLKVNLAVAATDQATVYGAGLPSFVFTSSGFVNGDTAATALTGSLATATTSASPAGTYPITQGTLAAANYTITFAPATLTVRKAALTVAAVGQTMTYGAAVPPLTESATGFVNGDTAATALTGALATTATAASYVGTYSITQGTLAAANYTITFTPAVITVTPAPLIVAATSLQGVAGESLPTLTYNLIGLVNNDPVSVVTGVELSTTATTASPAGTYPIAATGGVAANYTITDQPGTLTLTIVASPPVTPPVAPPPTTPPVTPPVTPPPASPPMSPPVSPPPATPPASPPPVSPPISPPVSPPASPPASPPISPPTSPPASPPPASPPVSPVVPPNVPPASVPTVAVSPPASPPPPPTSPSASLVGIPQIAVGADAGQSPTVQLYAADGTLEWTATPFPATFTGGVRTAAADFTAGGSPDVVAGSGPGLSNEVVLLGSTGQPIVSFAPFEASFTGGVFVAVGDMTGDGIPDVIVTPDQSGGPVVVVYDGAALAQGQVVQVARFFGINDPSFRGGDRAAVGDLTGNGVGDLIVSAGVGGGPRVAIYDGTSIASGNPTELVPDFFAFENTLRNGVYVTAGDVTGNGYADLIFGAGPGGAPRVRIVDTKALIAAAGNFTSLDDPAASDAQIASFFAGDVNSRGGVRVTVKNLDGDNKADVVTGDGAGAGATVTAYMGAAIAANPDAPTPGLTFDAVANFNGGVFVG; encoded by the coding sequence ATGAAGTGGCCGCCCCACGATCGCCGCCCCACGCGGACCGGTCGGCCCGAACTCGTGCTGCTGGAAGACCGGGCGACGCCCAGCGCCGGCGTCGCCACCCCGTTCGTCCTCGAGGCGAGCCCGTTTGGTAGTAGTTCGCCCCAGGGACTTGCGCCCGATCAAATCCGGGATGCTTACGGTATCGACGCCATTCCCGCGTTCGGCGGCACGGTGACGGCCGACGGGACCGGGCAAACGATCGCCATCATCGACGCCTACAACGACCCGACGATTACCACCGACCTGGCGGCCTTCGACAGTTTCTACGGGACCGCGGCCAACGAGATCAATTCGCGGACGGTCTCGTCGTTCTTCCGGGTGGTTAACCAGTCCGGCGGTTCGTCGTTCCCGCAGACGCCGCCGTCCTCCCAGCGGGAGTGGGTCGGCGAGATCGCGCTCGACGTCGAGTGGGCCCACGCCGTCGCCCCGATGGCCGACGTCATCCTGGTGGAAGCCAACTCCTCGTCCGACCCCAACCTGTACGCCGGGGTCGCGTGGGCCGCGAGTCAACCGGGCGTGTCCGTCGTCTCGACCAGCTGGGGCGGGGCCGAGTACGCCAGCGAGACGGGGGACGATTCGACCTGGACCGCCCCGGCCTCGCACGCCGGGGTGACGTTCGTCGCCAGCGCCGGCGACACCGGGACGGTCGAATACCCGGCGGCGTCGCCGAACGTGGTCGGCGTCGGCGGCACGAATCTCAGCCTGAATTCGGACAACTCGTGGGCGGCCGAAACCGGCTGGTCGTATGTGGCGGCGTCCAAGTCCGGCGGCGGCGGCGGGCTCAGCACGGAGGAATCGATCCCAGCGTTCCAGGCCGGCGTCGCCAGTGTGGTGGGCGACGCCCGGGGCACCCCGGACGTCGCCTACGACGGCGGCCCTTCGGGGGCGGTTTCGATCTACGACTCGACGACGAACGGCACGTCGACCCCGTGGGCGGCGGAGTACGGGACCAGCGCCGGGGCGCCGCAGTGGGCCGGGCTGATCGCGCTCGCGGACCAGGGCCGGGCGCTCGCCGGGCTCGGGTCGCTCGACGGCCCGAGCCAGACGCTCCCGGACCTGTACGCTTTACCCGCGGCCGACTTCCACGACATCACCACCGGGCAGAACGCGGCCGGGAACGAAGCCGGCCCGGGCTACGACCTGTTGACCGGCTTGGGGAGCCCGAAGGCCAACCTGATCGTCCCGGCCCTGGTCGACGCCGCGCCGCTTGTCCTGGGCAGTTCGACAACGGTCACCTACGCCCCGAACGATCCGACCGTGTTCGGTAGCGTCACCCTGACCGCGACCGTCAAAGGGGCCACGCTCACCCCAACGGGGAGTGTGGATTTCAAGTTCGGGGCCACCGATCTCGGCACCGTGTTGCTCGTCAACGGCGTCGCGACGCTCACCACGACCAGCCTCCCGGTCGGCTCCGACACCGTCGTCGCGAATTACCTGGGCGACGTGGTCGACGCCGCGAGTAGCGGAAGTGTCACGGTTCCGGTTCAGGTGGTGGCCAGCGCGACCACCCTGACGGCCGGGCAACCGACCCTGGTCTACGGCGGGTCCGAGACGTTGACCGCCACCGTCACCGGCTACACGCCGACGGGGAGCGTGGATTTCAAATTCGGGGCGACCGATCTCGGCACGGTGACACTCAACGGCGGCGTGGCGACGCTCACCACGACTAGTCTCCCAGCCGGTACCGACACGGTCACCGCCAGTTATTCCGGAGACGCGAACAACGGCACGAGCAACGGGGGCGCGTCCGTCGTCGTGCAAAAGGCGGCGGTGGCGGTGGCGGCCGTCAACCAGTTCAAGAATTACGGCGAGAGTGTCCCGTCGCTGGCGTTGTCGGCGACCGGCTTCGTCAACGGGGACACGGCGACTTCCGCCCTGACCGGCGCGCTCGCGACCGCGGCCACATCCGCGAGCCCCGCGGGAACCTACCCGATTACTCAGGGCACGCTCGCGGCCGCCAATTACACGATCACCTTCACGCCCGCCGTCCTGACCGTCCTCAAGGTTAACCTCGCCGTAGCCGCGACCGATCAGGCCACGGTCTACGGTGCCGGTCTTCCGTCGTTCGTCTTCACCTCCAGCGGGTTCGTCAACGGGGACACGGCGGCCACCGCCCTGACCGGCTCACTCGCGACCGCGACCACGTCCGCGAGCCCCGCGGGAACCTACCCGATTACTCAGGGCACACTGGCCGCCGCCAACTACACGATCACCTTCGCGCCCGCCACCCTGACCGTCCGCAAGGCCGCGCTGACCGTAGCAGCCGTCGGACAAACCATGACTTACGGGGCCGCGGTCCCGCCGTTAACGGAATCTGCCACGGGCTTCGTCAACGGGGACACGGCGGCCACCGCCCTGACCGGCGCGCTCGCGACCACGGCTACCGCCGCGAGTTACGTAGGGACGTACTCGATTACTCAGGGCACACTCGCTGCCGCAAACTACACGATCACCTTCACCCCCGCCGTTATAACGGTCACCCCCGCCCCGTTGATCGTCGCGGCGACGTCTCTCCAGGGCGTGGCCGGCGAATCCCTTCCGACACTCACGTACAACCTCATCGGGCTCGTGAATAACGACCCTGTCTCCGTTGTGACCGGGGTCGAGCTTTCCACGACGGCCACGACGGCCAGTCCCGCGGGAACGTATCCGATCGCGGCGACGGGCGGCGTCGCCGCGAATTACACCATCACCGACCAGCCGGGCACGCTCACGCTTACGATCGTCGCCTCGCCCCCGGTCACGCCGCCCGTGGCCCCGCCTCCGACGACTCCGCCGGTGACGCCTCCAGTCACGCCGCCCCCGGCATCGCCGCCGATGAGTCCACCCGTTTCGCCGCCGCCGGCTACCCCACCCGCTTCGCCGCCGCCAGTATCGCCACCCATTAGCCCGCCGGTCTCTCCGCCAGCGAGCCCGCCGGCTTCCCCCCCCATAAGTCCACCGACCTCTCCACCCGCGAGTCCGCCCCCGGCGTCACCACCTGTATCGCCCGTGGTACCGCCCAACGTGCCGCCCGCGTCCGTGCCGACGGTGGCGGTCTCTCCGCCGGCATCGCCGCCCCCACCGCCAACGTCTCCGTCGGCTTCGCTCGTTGGTATCCCGCAGATCGCGGTCGGGGCCGACGCGGGGCAGAGCCCGACCGTCCAACTCTACGCGGCCGACGGGACGCTGGAGTGGACGGCCACTCCGTTCCCGGCGACGTTCACCGGCGGCGTGCGGACGGCCGCCGCCGACTTCACCGCGGGGGGGTCGCCGGATGTGGTCGCCGGGTCGGGGCCAGGGTTGTCGAACGAGGTAGTCTTGCTGGGCAGTACCGGCCAGCCGATCGTGTCGTTCGCCCCGTTCGAGGCGTCGTTCACCGGCGGCGTGTTCGTGGCCGTCGGCGACATGACCGGCGACGGCATCCCGGATGTGATCGTCACCCCCGACCAGTCCGGCGGGCCGGTCGTGGTTGTGTACGACGGGGCCGCGCTGGCTCAGGGGCAGGTGGTCCAGGTAGCCAGGTTCTTCGGCATCAACGACCCATCCTTCCGCGGGGGGGACCGGGCGGCCGTTGGCGACTTGACCGGGAACGGTGTCGGCGACCTGATCGTCTCGGCCGGCGTCGGCGGCGGTCCGCGGGTCGCCATTTACGACGGGACATCGATCGCCTCGGGCAACCCGACCGAGCTGGTGCCGGACTTCTTCGCGTTCGAGAACACGCTGCGAAACGGCGTGTACGTCACGGCCGGCGACGTGACCGGCAACGGCTACGCGGACCTGATCTTCGGCGCCGGCCCGGGCGGGGCTCCGCGGGTGCGGATCGTGGACACGAAGGCACTCATCGCGGCGGCCGGGAACTTCACGAGCTTGGACGATCCGGCGGCGAGCGACGCCCAGATCGCGAGCTTCTTCGCCGGGGACGTGAACAGCCGCGGCGGGGTCCGGGTGACGGTGAAGAACCTGGACGGGGATAACAAGGCCGACGTGGTAACGGGCGACGGCGCGGGGGCGGGCGCGACGGTCACGGCATATATGGGTGCGGCCATCGCCGCGAACCCCGACGCGCCGACGCCCGGGCTGACGTTCGACGCCGTCGCGAACTTCAACGGCGGTGTGTTCGTCGGGTAG
- a CDS encoding helix-turn-helix domain-containing protein, whose product MPGMAAKVVITERQQQVLQAMAFSRSCPQGLVHRAEIILLAFDGLTNEEIAQKLRCERHGVGVWRKRWQNAFHPLTVIECMEEPPALRAALEEVLGDLPRAGCGGHVCGRADVSIR is encoded by the coding sequence ATGCCCGGGATGGCAGCCAAGGTCGTTATTACCGAACGTCAGCAGCAGGTCCTGCAAGCGATGGCGTTCTCCCGGTCGTGCCCGCAGGGACTCGTCCACCGCGCGGAAATCATCCTGCTCGCATTCGACGGCCTCACGAACGAAGAGATCGCCCAGAAACTCCGGTGCGAGCGGCACGGCGTCGGCGTCTGGCGGAAGCGGTGGCAGAACGCCTTCCACCCGTTGACGGTCATCGAATGTATGGAGGAGCCGCCCGCGTTGCGGGCGGCCCTCGAAGAGGTCCTCGGCGATTTGCCACGGGCCGGTTGCGGGGGGCACGTTTGCGGCCGAGCAGATGTAAGCATTCGGTAA
- a CDS encoding tetratricopeptide repeat protein: MNAAQIEELFTRARKHQFTNDLSEAVQCYRRLIEMAPDHIDALCQLGIIFLKLERAADAEEYLRRFLRLRPQSVDGLSNLGVALAQQGNYDEAIACFRKAADLRPRADAFNNLGNAYRDACLYDAAETSLRQALRLNPDHADALYNLGRTLSVLSAKSCDGVW, translated from the coding sequence GTGAATGCCGCGCAAATTGAGGAACTCTTCACTCGCGCCAGGAAGCACCAATTCACGAACGACTTGTCTGAAGCGGTCCAGTGCTATCGACGGCTTATCGAGATGGCGCCGGACCACATCGATGCGCTTTGCCAACTCGGCATCATTTTTCTCAAGCTCGAACGGGCCGCGGACGCGGAAGAGTATTTGCGGCGGTTCCTGCGACTCCGACCGCAATCGGTCGATGGTCTTTCCAACCTGGGGGTCGCGCTCGCTCAACAAGGCAACTACGACGAGGCGATCGCCTGTTTCCGCAAGGCCGCCGACTTGCGACCCCGTGCCGACGCTTTCAACAATCTCGGGAACGCTTATCGGGACGCCTGTCTGTATGACGCGGCGGAAACTTCTCTGAGACAGGCCTTGCGACTGAATCCAGATCACGCGGACGCCTTATACAACCTTGGTCGTACATTGTCTGTACTTTCCGCGAAATCGTGTGACGGCGTGTGGTAG
- a CDS encoding IS66 family transposase — MRTQRDDELADPQLPPARRKVLQSLASHWAGLTVFLDQPDVPLDHNTAERAQRGPVVGRKNYYGSGAEWSGRLAAMLFRLFQTLSLANLNPHAWLTAYLTACAEAGGEVPADAERDLPWNLSDEQKRAWSQDREPHPTDTS; from the coding sequence ATGCGGACCCAACGCGACGACGAGTTAGCCGACCCCCAGTTGCCACCCGCCCGGAGGAAAGTCCTGCAGAGCCTGGCGAGCCACTGGGCCGGATTGACCGTGTTCCTCGACCAACCGGACGTGCCGTTGGATCACAACACGGCCGAGCGGGCGCAACGGGGGCCGGTCGTCGGTCGCAAGAATTATTACGGGTCCGGGGCCGAGTGGAGTGGCCGACTCGCGGCCATGCTGTTCCGCCTGTTTCAGACCCTGTCCCTGGCGAATCTCAACCCGCACGCGTGGCTGACGGCGTACCTGACGGCCTGCGCGGAGGCCGGAGGGGAAGTACCCGCGGACGCCGAACGGGATCTCCCCTGGAACCTGTCGGACGAGCAGAAACGCGCGTGGTCGCAGGATCGCGAACCCCACCCGACGGACACGTCGTGA
- a CDS encoding transposase has product MIEAADTVGQSLGLEVWCDDEAGPFQTIPQPGSSWQPEGDPARQPHEYLRDGTAKILTRFHPADGQVRIPGTTTCPNTVLHPWLERERTAILAALPPLLPTADPSRAAWERWLRGLQQPITLPAVLPPRRVLLVLDNLAGHKSVALVLWLFAHGIMPLYTPVSGSWLNMAESIQRVLKSRAMAGQHPTSPAEIIKWFEEVAAFWNANPTPFVWGGKRAARRKRQRDRSHRLSGSGATTRRPVRCPKGHARPK; this is encoded by the coding sequence TTGATTGAGGCCGCCGACACCGTGGGCCAGTCGCTGGGTCTGGAGGTGTGGTGCGACGACGAGGCCGGGCCGTTCCAGACGATCCCTCAGCCCGGATCGTCGTGGCAACCGGAGGGCGACCCAGCCCGGCAGCCACACGAATACCTTCGCGACGGCACCGCCAAGATACTCACCCGATTCCACCCGGCGGATGGGCAGGTCCGAATCCCGGGGACAACGACGTGTCCCAATACGGTGTTGCACCCGTGGTTGGAGAGGGAACGGACGGCCATTCTGGCGGCGTTACCTCCGCTGTTGCCGACGGCGGATCCGTCACGGGCCGCGTGGGAGCGATGGCTTCGAGGACTCCAGCAACCGATCACGTTGCCGGCCGTCTTGCCGCCGCGGAGGGTGTTGTTGGTGCTGGACAATTTGGCCGGTCACAAGAGCGTGGCATTGGTGCTGTGGCTGTTCGCTCACGGAATTATGCCCTTGTACACCCCCGTCAGTGGATCGTGGCTGAACATGGCCGAGAGCATCCAGAGGGTATTAAAAAGTCGCGCGATGGCCGGTCAACACCCGACGAGTCCAGCCGAGATCATCAAGTGGTTCGAGGAGGTCGCAGCGTTCTGGAACGCGAACCCGACGCCGTTTGTCTGGGGCGGAAAGAGGGCCGCTCGACGGAAGCGACAACGCGATCGGAGTCACAGACTGAGTGGCTCCGGAGCGACGACTCGGCGGCCCGTCCGCTGTCCGAAAGGCCACGCGCGACCCAAGTGA